Proteins encoded in a region of the Eschrichtius robustus isolate mEscRob2 chromosome 16, mEscRob2.pri, whole genome shotgun sequence genome:
- the PRND gene encoding prion-like protein doppel: protein MRKHLGGCWLAIVCVLLFSQLSSVKARGIKHRIKWNRKALPGTSQVTEVHTAEIRPGAFIKQGRKLDIDFGAEGNRYYEANYWQFPDGIHYNGCSEANVTKEKFVTSCINATQAVNQEELSHEKQDNKLYQRVLWRLIRELCSIKQCDFWLERGAGLQVTLDQPMMLCLLVFIWFIVK, encoded by the coding sequence ATGAGAAAACATCTGGGTGGATGCTGGTTGGCCATTGTCTGTGTCCTGCTCTTCAGCCAGCTGTCCTCAGTCAAGGCAAGAGGCATTAAGCACAGAATCAAGTGGAACCGGAAGGCCTTGCCAGGTACCTCCCAGGTCACGGAGGTCCACACTGCAGAGATCCGCCCAGGGGCCTTCATCAAGCAAGGCCGAAAGCTGGATATCGACTTCGGAGCTGAGGGCAATAGGTACTACGAGGCCAACTATTGGCAGTTCCCTGATGGGATCCATTACAATGGCTGCTCTGAGGCCAACGTCACCAAGGAGAAGTTTGTCACCAGCTGCATCAATGCCACCCAGGCGGTGAACCAGGAGGAACTGTCCCACGAGAAACAGGACAACAAGCTTTACCAGCGGGTCCTGTGGCGGCTGATCAGGGAGCTCTGCTCCATAAAGCAGTGTGATTTTTGGTTGGAAAGGGGAGCAGGACTTCAGGTCACTCTGGACCAGCCCATGATGCTCTGCCTGCTGGTTTTCATCTGGTTTATTGTGAAGTAA